Proteins encoded together in one Centropristis striata isolate RG_2023a ecotype Rhode Island chromosome 6, C.striata_1.0, whole genome shotgun sequence window:
- the LOC131972659 gene encoding protein preY, mitochondrial-like gives MFRTVLGRLVTETVRVPRYVNNAALIQTLNPGLVSVRSFSGVKDEEQQSFDTSLLEFLVCPLSKKPLSYEPKTNELINKELGIVYSITDGIPNMIPQEARLLEKDADTSTKPAQD, from the exons ATGTTTCGGACTGTTTTGGGAAGACTGGTGACGGAGACAGTTCGTGTTCCCAGATATGTGAATAATGCAGCTTTAATACAGACGTTAAATCCCGGTTTAGTGTCGGTCAGGAGCTTTTCAGGCGTGAAGGACGAAGAGCAGCAGTCGTTTGACACCTCCCTGCTGGAGTTCCTGGTCTGTCCTCTGTCCAAGAAGCCACTGAG TTATGAGCCCAAGACCAACGAGCTGATCAACAAGGAGCTCGGTATCGTCTACTCGATCACTGACGGCATCCCCAACATGATCCCTCAGGAAGCCAGACTCCTGGAGAAAGACGCCGACACCTCAACCAAACCAGCGCAAGATTAG
- the si:ch211-176l24.4 gene encoding uncharacterized protein si:ch211-176l24.4 — protein sequence MSNCGDTDFFWESITSTPANGKKKKKNFKKDKIQLKYEGKTDTKKQKKKKKKHSKFTEALEERREKKKEKKKRFSASELNYFIFTQGTSAPAKPPVKTETLNPQCSNTLKNDREGKKRIKRKKKVAFDLPPGYTCAKRPKIVSSTQQDSPKESVLLENKAVGHDETYSQITDSQAQTHVDESQCNTEDLNSQDLFITQKTFRVLPSDSSSGEASDKAVTSSPQMFTPQDTLHTSVIWIKQPVEGLYKCVQDSDLEQEHMQKQKVARPKKVSSKTQMHLDANLNKDTRVSGPARIMPGTVKARLGEPLDVILDVATSNKHHHISIEQSPMTDEPPVLATMSTSTQTENLFTTELCSYLNFSRRSRVNVRPEDLKPLDLSLPQRARRELGICLPLLSLPEDSSGSKHNEPDLHPYCYLDMNTEVESSEDEPLCHSVKLERTQVRAVQMRLNESFFFKKKGEGRSPKPASPLMKLNQGREVKSRKVTSK from the exons ATGAGTAACTGCGGAGACACAGACTTCTTCTGGGAGTCGATTACTTCGACACCTgccaatggaaaaaaaaagaaaaagaacttcaaaaaggacaaaatacagttaaaatatGAAGggaaaacagatacaaaaaaacagaaaaaaaagaaaaagaaacattcaAAATTCACAGAAGCActggaggaaagaagagaaaagaaaaaagaaaagaaaaaacgatTTTCGGCTTcagaattaaattattttatattcacacaGGGAACTAGTGCACCTGCTAAACCTCCTGTGAAGACGGAAACACTCAATCCACAATGTAGTAACACTCTTAAAAATGACAGAGAGGGCAAAAAgagaattaaaagaaaaaagaaggtgGCTTTTGACTTACCCCCAGGTTACACCTGTGCCAAACGGCCTAAAATCGTCTCTTCAACTCAGCAGGACTCGCCCAAAGAGAGCGTCCTCCTGGAGAATAAAGCTGTGGGACACGATGAGACCTATTCCCAGATCACAGACAGCCAGGCTCAGACACATGTGGATGAATCTCAATGCAACACTGAAGATTTAAACAGCCAGGACCTGTTTATCACACAGAAGACATTCAGAGTTCTGCCCTCGGATTCTTCCAGCGGTGAAGCCAGTGACAAAGCGGTTACCTCAAGTCCTCAGATGTTTACACCGCAAGACACGCTGCACACATCCGTGATATGGATAAAACAGCCTGTTGAGGGATTATACAAATGTGTGCAAGACTCAGATTTAGAGCAAGAGCATATGCAGAAGCAAAAGGTAGCACGTCCCAAGAAGGTGTCCTCCAAGACGCAGATGCATTTAGATGCAAACCTCAATAAGGACACTAGAGTATCAGGCCCTGCACGTATAATGCCCGGCACTGTGAAGGCACGCCTGGGTGAGCCACTGGATGTAATCCTGGATGTTGCAACGTCAAATAAACATCACCATATTTCAATTGAACAGTCTCCCATGACAGATGAGCCACCGGTGCTTGCCACTATGTCCACTTCCACACAGACAGAGAATTTATTCACCACTGAACTCTGCTCCTACCTGAACTTTAGTAGAAGAAGCAGAGTGAATGTTCGCCCCGAGGACTTGAAACCTTTGGACCTGAGCCTGCCGCAGAGGGCCAGAAGAGAGCTCGGGATTTGTCTGCCGCTGTTGTCTTTACCAGAAGACAGCAGCGGCAGCAAACACAATGAGCCCGACTTGCATCCATATTGTTATTTAGACATGAACACAGAGGTAGAATCCAGCGAGGACGAGCCACTCTGTCACAGTGTCAAGCTGGAGCGGACTCAG GTGAGGGCGGTCCAGATGAGACTCAACGAGTCCTTCTTCTTTAAGAAAAAAGGAGAGGGAAGATCGCCCAAACCAGCGTCTCCACTGATGAAACTCAACCAGGGCAGAGAGGTGAAGAGCAGGAAAGTCACATCAAAGTAG
- the pth1a gene encoding parathyroid hormone 1a: protein MRNVDYKIMFISLCIFTLCEGRPLRKRTVSEVQLMHNLGDLRQVKERRDWLQMRLQGVHTAPAWGSSGEAGRTRRTLRTEDLPDLSTMTPEDIQNALDLLEKLLKSKQS from the exons ATGCGTAATGTGGATTATAAAATCATGTTCATTTCACTCTGCATTTTCACACTCTGTGAAGGCCGCCCACTAAG GAAGAGGACGGTCAGTGAGGTCCAGCTAATGCACAACCTCGGGGACCTCCGGCAGGTGAAGGAGCGTCGGGACTGGCTCCAGATGAGGCTCCAGGGCGTCCACACGGCGCCGGCCTGGGGCAGCAGCGGGGAGGCTGGCCGGACGAGGCGGACACTGCGCACTGAGGACCTGCCAGACCTGAGCACCATGACTCCAGAGGACATCCAGAACGCTTTGGACTTATTGGAGAAGCTCCTCAAATCAAAGCAGTCCTGA
- the LOC131972662 gene encoding phosphatidylinositol N-acetylglucosaminyltransferase subunit Y-like codes for MFSLSVMVGLVPIVSLFGLFYSAAVDENFPQGCTSSNSLCFYSLLLPVTIPVYVFFHLWSWMGIKLFRHN; via the coding sequence ATGTTCTCCCTGTCCGTCATGGTGGGGCTGGTCCCAATAGTGTCGCTCTTTGGTTTGTTCTACTCCGCTGCAGTGGATGAGAACTTCCCTCAAGGCTGCACAAGCAGCAACAGCCTGTGTTTCTACAGCCTGCTGCTCCCAGTCACCATCCCGGTCTACGTCTTCTTTCACCTCTGGAGCTGGATGGGGATCAAGCTTTTCCGACACAACTAA